The following coding sequences are from one Pusillimonas sp. DMV24BSW_D window:
- a CDS encoding 2Fe-2S iron-sulfur cluster-binding protein produces the protein MAVVKYISAEGTVTELDVSPGVNLMQAAVNGGVDGIVGECGGSAMCATCHVYVDEKDVGKFDPKSAPEEEMLECTTSPVQETSRLSCQLFVTDDGDEITVYLPESQQ, from the coding sequence GTGGCTGTTGTTAAATACATTAGTGCTGAAGGCACGGTAACGGAATTGGATGTGTCACCGGGCGTGAACCTGATGCAAGCCGCCGTAAACGGCGGTGTGGATGGCATTGTTGGGGAGTGCGGTGGGTCGGCCATGTGTGCAACCTGTCATGTTTATGTCGACGAAAAAGATGTCGGCAAGTTCGACCCCAAATCGGCGCCGGAAGAGGAAATGCTGGAGTGCACCACCAGCCCGGTTCAGGAAACCAGCCGTTTAAGCTGTCAATTGTTCGTAACAGATGACGGTGATGAAATCACGGTATATTTGCCTGAGTCGCAACAATAG
- a CDS encoding MarR family winged helix-turn-helix transcriptional regulator gives MVLVKQKEARPAADNAGPRAQGIELETYHPAYFTFIATKLASGAAAVYRRHFGVGIEIWRVLVMLALEEKVSVNMVCKLIGMDKGSVSRCFKSMHEKGLITFSHDPKDGRVRYATLTELGWQKHNQIKAIALERQRAFIGCLSQEEADALTHMLLRLHANLPEVEKATQRYLREHHIGEREAENERKKL, from the coding sequence ATGGTCTTGGTCAAACAGAAGGAAGCGCGCCCGGCGGCCGACAACGCGGGCCCGCGAGCTCAAGGTATCGAGCTGGAAACCTACCACCCTGCTTACTTTACTTTCATTGCCACCAAGTTGGCGTCCGGCGCGGCGGCGGTTTACCGTCGCCATTTCGGTGTGGGGATCGAAATATGGCGTGTTCTGGTCATGCTCGCGCTTGAAGAAAAAGTGTCGGTTAACATGGTGTGCAAGCTGATCGGCATGGATAAGGGTTCCGTGAGCCGTTGCTTTAAAAGCATGCATGAGAAGGGGTTGATTACGTTTTCGCACGACCCAAAAGATGGGCGTGTGCGTTACGCGACCCTTACCGAACTGGGTTGGCAAAAGCATAATCAAATCAAGGCCATTGCGTTAGAGCGTCAACGTGCTTTTATAGGGTGTCTTTCGCAGGAAGAGGCCGATGCCCTAACCCATATGCTTTTGCGTTTGCATGCCAATTTGCCGGAAGTGGAAAAGGCGACCCAACGTTATTTGCGTGAGCATCATATAGGTGAACGTGAAGCCGAGAATGAAAGGAAAAAGTTGTGA